A segment of the Candidatus Pelagisphaera phototrophica genome:
CAAAGTTAAATTGGGTAGATAAAACAGTCCAGTACTTTAACCCCGAGGCGGGTTTAAGGCGAGCTGGATCTCGGCATTAAAATGCAAGCTGCCAACGAAGACGGTTATATGTAGTACCGGGTTCTCGCAAGAAGTCTATGAAGGGGGTTGCAGCTCGTAACAACGGACCCGACATAGATATAATAGTTAAGCTGGATGGCACCCGCGCACTATCCAAAGATCTCTACATGAACTCGCCTTTGGCGGCTTCGATTGTAAAACGGCCCTATCAACAACTCTCCCGAATGATGCGGCTCCTCATTGATACCCTCGAAGACCAAAACGCTCAGTATCCAATCGACGAGGACGGAGACGAAATTCGACCGCGATTGCCGTAAGGCTCTCAAAACAATGGACGTTTCACGCAAAGACCGATCCCGCTTAACGCATGGGCGTCAATCTAATTGAACCTGTCGTAAACCAGGCCGCTCTGCGTTTTTGTTAACCTGGGGAAATGGTGGATATCCTGGATCCTATCCCTTTGGCGATCCTCAGGGTACGACATCGACATCAGCCGTAACAGACACAGGGTCCACAGCAGCTCTTCTTGGAGTGGGTGTATTAGTGCTAGCCTTTGCTAGGCGGAGGCTGGGATAGGAATAGCTTCAAAAGCCCTTTAAGGGAAAATTTTTTCTGGGGGCAGTTGATGAACGTTCATTAGAGAGTTACGCCTCCCCCTCTACACCCTGTCGCTACTGAACCATCGATGCACGTAACGCGTCAGTATCGTCAAAAGCCGTGAATGCGGCGATCTTACCGTCTCGCATTTTGAACATGTGCAAGCTCTCGGTATCCATCCCTTGAGCCATCATTCTCGCGTGCACAAACACCACATCGTCAACCTGGTAGGTCTTAATCGTCTCAATTACCAGATCTGGCCAGTGCTGTGGAAACAAGCCCATCACTTCGTCGATGACCGCTTGCGTCCCGACACGCTGCCCGGAGTGTGGCAGGTCGCCAAGAATCGTCCAGACGAAATCGTCCGTGTGGAGTATCGCCCACCCCTCAGCATTCCCTGCTAAAAAGTTGGCATAAGACTGCTCAACTACCTCTAGATCGCTCTCCGAATAGGCTTGGACGCTGAAAATCAATGAGCAAATTGAAAATTGTAGAAATGCACGCATAGGATTGGCTAAGTTGGCGTCCCATGGGTGTCAATTTTTTCTGGGGGCAGTTGATGCATATAAATTGCGATGCTCGCCGCCCCCGCGACCCCCGCCCCGCTGTTGTCCACTTGCGGTAGGAGAGGCGGCTAAAAAACCCGTGCGAAAAGATGCGGGTGAATAGTTTTTAGGGCAGTGTAAGGGCAGTAGAGATTTAAGAAGAGTGAATATTAGTCCAATAAAATCCCATAAATATTTGGCCTGTAGGTATATATGAATAAAATACCGAATATAAAGACCATGAAATCAAGACATTGTTTCGGAGGAAGTTCAGGCAAAACCTCGTGTAGATAGGCCCAAGGCTTGCCGGAAAAGCGGAAAGGGAACGCTCCATTGAGGAAACCCAGCCAATGAGCCGAGCCTTCAACGGTTACTTAACTGGAAGCGGGAAGTCTATACTAGACGGCAACAGACGGCGTCTCGAGTTTTTTGCGAATGCCGGATATCATATCGTCAAATGAGAGTCCCCCGGTTGCTCTCAAGGTCGCAATATCGGACCCGTGGTCTACGAACTCGTCCGGCCATCCGATTCTATGAACAGGAGTTGACATTTCGCGCTCGGATAATGTTTCCAGAACGGCGCTGCCAAAACCGCCCGACAAGACTCCGTCTTCGAGGGTAACGATAAGACGATTATCTTTTGCGTGGGAAAGGAGCAGCTCATTATCTAGCGGCTTGATGAACCGAGCGTTTACAACTCCTGCGGAGAGTCCGTCCTCCAGCTTGAGACGATCACTGATTTCCAAAGCGTCCCGAACCATGGGACCAAGGGCCCAGAGAACCAGATCGTCTCCTTCCCGCAAGACTTGTGCTTGTCCCACACCCAAAGCCTTTGGTTTAGACTTAATTTTCACTCCGGTTCCAGCGCCGCGAGGATACCGAACAAAAACAGGTCGCTTCAGCTGGATGGCCGTGTGCATCATATCTACCAGCTCATCCTCGTCTTTTGGCTGCATAGCGACGGCATTGGGAACACAGCGCACATACGCTACATCGAAAAGACCGTGGTGGGTTGGGCCGTCGTTGGGGGAAAGTCCCGCACGGTCCATGCAAAAGACTACCGGTAGATTTTGCAGGCAAACATCGTGAATGACCTGGTCGAACGCGCGCTGGAGGAACGTCGAGTAGATCGCGACCACCGGCTTGATGCCCTTCGTAGCGAGCCCCGCTGCAAAAAGTACCGCGTGCTCCTCCGCAATCCCTACATCGTAAAACTGGTCGGGAAGCTCATTGGAAAGATGGATCAAACCGGTACCGGAAGGCATGGCACCGGTGATCCCGACAATGGATTTGTCCTTTTTGGCGAAGCGCACGATCGAATGGCCAAAGACGTCCTGGTAGTTTGGAGGGACGACTGATTGAGATGACTTTGATTTGCCTGAATCAATCTCAAAGGGGCTTGTCCCGTGGAAGCTCTCGGGTTTTTCGATCGCAGGGCGATAGCCTTTTCCCTTTTTGGTGACTACATGAAGAATCACGGGCTCATTTGCCTCTCTGGCAAATTCAAGATTGCGAGTCAGCAGGGGAAGGTCATGCCCGTCGATGGGTCCGAAGTAGCGGACACCGTAAGTCTCAAAAATGGAAGAGGGCATCATGATGCTCTTCCAGCCTTTCTCTGCATTTTTCCCTATCTTGAGCAACTGCTCTCCACCGGGCACCTTTTGTAAAAAAGTGCCGAAA
Coding sequences within it:
- the dxs gene encoding 1-deoxy-D-xylulose-5-phosphate synthase, translating into MNTSQQSEANGNDPFPLLNAIEKPADIRSLSSDELTDLAAEIRAKLIDVTSINGGHLGPNLGVVELTIAMHLVFNTPKDQFVFDTSHQGYVHKLLTGRNGKEFDKIRKNSGISGFLARSESPHDSFGAGHAGTALSAALGMAAARDQLGSDEHVVALCGDAAFTCGITMEALNNVASATKRLIIILNDNEWSIAKNVGAISKYLNELITNPIYNRLHHDFGTFLQKVPGGEQLLKIGKNAEKGWKSIMMPSSIFETYGVRYFGPIDGHDLPLLTRNLEFAREANEPVILHVVTKKGKGYRPAIEKPESFHGTSPFEIDSGKSKSSQSVVPPNYQDVFGHSIVRFAKKDKSIVGITGAMPSGTGLIHLSNELPDQFYDVGIAEEHAVLFAAGLATKGIKPVVAIYSTFLQRAFDQVIHDVCLQNLPVVFCMDRAGLSPNDGPTHHGLFDVAYVRCVPNAVAMQPKDEDELVDMMHTAIQLKRPVFVRYPRGAGTGVKIKSKPKALGVGQAQVLREGDDLVLWALGPMVRDALEISDRLKLEDGLSAGVVNARFIKPLDNELLLSHAKDNRLIVTLEDGVLSGGFGSAVLETLSEREMSTPVHRIGWPDEFVDHGSDIATLRATGGLSFDDMISGIRKKLETPSVAV
- a CDS encoding nuclear transport factor 2 family protein, which gives rise to MRAFLQFSICSLIFSVQAYSESDLEVVEQSYANFLAGNAEGWAILHTDDFVWTILGDLPHSGQRVGTQAVIDEVMGLFPQHWPDLVIETIKTYQVDDVVFVHARMMAQGMDTESLHMFKMRDGKIAAFTAFDDTDALRASMVQ
- a CDS encoding VPDSG-CTERM sorting domain-containing protein codes for the protein MLTWGNGGYPGSYPFGDPQGTTSTSAVTDTGSTAALLGVGVLVLAFARRRLG